In one Rutidosis leptorrhynchoides isolate AG116_Rl617_1_P2 chromosome 8, CSIRO_AGI_Rlap_v1, whole genome shotgun sequence genomic region, the following are encoded:
- the LOC139863636 gene encoding cyclic nucleotide-gated ion channel 2-like has protein sequence MDLPSNDSSDLTFTATKWNSQTVCVRTSEISIQNFRINSTLPRECTHAESRWINGGIRQSNSTSETEESRQCFVCSQFGVPNFHSATCDPTDQPSWEALAGSSLLPIKSRAVSDQNRKSSSTGPPHIPRVLDPRSDRVRWWNRVVLLARFAALAVDPFFFFALAVDDDGSGGGGPCVYIDGRVVKAVSVVRTCIDAMHLCHVWLQFRLAYVSKESMVVGNGKLVWNARDIGFHYLRCFKGFWLDVFVLLPIPQMLYIIVAPRLLRAEKISMITILVQLLFLLQYIPKVYHCFCIMYRTRSVTGYIFGSIWWRFGISFAAYFLASHASGGYWYALAIQRVVSCLTKHCNGSGKCSNLFLACSSKANSKNTACLDDDGPFPYGIYQFALPIISFDSVASKILYSNLWGLMSFSTMGNILEPTSEVIEVLMSCYMVIVGLILFTSLIGNIQVFLYALTGRMTKNQVRFRDMEWWMRRRQLPSNLRKRVRHFENQRWSVMGGQDDMEMVKDLPEGLRRDIKRYLCLDLIKKAPLFKFMDDVILDNICDRVTYFVYSKGEKIIREGDPVERMVFVVQGKVKRTQWLSRGMVGTSTLEPGSFFGDELLSWCLRIPFIDRYPAATATFTCVKPTEAFALDAKHLRYITTHFRYMFVNEKMKRRARYYSSNWRTWAAVNIQLAWRRYILRIRGGSVDHRVRSSGRLQHYAAMFMSFRPHDHLE, from the exons atggacctcCCTTCCAACGATAGTTCGGACCTAACCTTTACCGCCACCAAATGGAACTCTCAAACTGTCTGTGTACGGACCAGTGAGATTTCGATACAAAACTTCAGGATCAACTCAACGTTACCAAGGGAATGCACGCACGCTGAGAG CAGATGGATCAATGGCGGAATCCGGCAATCGAATAGCACGTCCGAAACCGAAGAATCGCGACAATGTTTCGTTTGTAGTCAATTCGGAGTACCCAATTTTCACTCCGCAACCTGCGATCCGACCGATCAACCGTCATGGGAGGCGCTAGCCGGTTCATCGTTACTTCCGATCAAGTCCCGAGCGGTTTCCGATCAGAATCGGAAATCGTCATCCACCGGACCACCACACATTCCACGTGTACTCGATCCGCGTAGCGACAGAGTACGGTGGTGGAATCGAGTGGTTCTACTAGCGCGATTTGCGGCATTGGCCGTCGATCCTTTTTTCTTTTTTGCGTTAGCGGTGGATGACgacggtagtggtggtggtgggccGTGTGTGTATATCGATGGTAGGGTTGTGAAGGCGGTGAGTGTTGTACGGACTTGTATTGATGCCATGCATTTGTGCCACGTGTGGCTTCAGTTCCGTTTAGCTTACGTGTCTAAAGAATCAATGGTAGTTGGAAATGGGAAGCTCGTGTGGAATGCACGTGACATTGGATTTCATTACCTTCGATGTTTTAAAGGGTTTTGGTTGGATGTTTTCGTCCTTTTACCAATCCCACAG ATGCTTTATATAATTGTGGCTCCGAGATTACTTAGAGCGGAAAAGATATCGATGATAACGATATTAGTACAGTTATTATTCCTGTTGCAATACATACCGAAAGTTTATCACTGCTTTTGCATAATGTATCGTACACGATCAGTCACTGGTTACATCTTCGGCTCAATTTGGTGGCGTTTTGGCATTAGTTTCGCAGCCTACTTCCTTGCTTCACAC GCATCGGGAGGATATTGGTACGCGCTAGCAATCCAACGAGTTGTTTCATGCTTAACGAAACATTGTAATGGTAGCGGGAAATGTAGCAACCTCTTTTTAGCGTGTTCAAGTAAGGCCAACTCTAAAAACACGGCGTGCTTAGATGACGATGGACCTTTTCCGTATGGAATTTATCAGTTTGCTCTTCCAATAATTTCGTTTGATTCTGTTGCTTCAAAGATCTTGTACAGCAATCTTTGGGGTTTGATGTCTTTCAG CACAATGGGCAACATTCTTGAGCCAACTAGTGAAGTAATTGAGGTTCTAATGTCGTGTTACATGGTAATCGTCGGACTAATACTTTTCACGTCGTTAATTGGGAACATTCAG GTCTTTTTGTATGCACTAACCGGAAGGATGACGAAAAACCAGGTGAGATTTAGGGACATGGAATGGTGGATGAGACGCCGACAATTGCCGTCTAAtttgagaaaaagagttcgtcattTCGAGAACCAAAGATGGTCTGTAATGGGCGGTCAAGACGATATGGAAATGGTCAAGGATCTGCCTGAAGGACTAAGACGAGATATCAAGCGTTACCTGTGCTTGGATTTAATAAAAAAG GCACCATTGTTCAAGTTCATGGATGATGTGATTCTTGACAACATTTGTGACCGTGTAACGTATTTTGTTTACTCAAAGGGTGAGAAG ATTATTAGAGAAGGGGACCCGGTAGAGAGAATGGTGTTCGTGGTTCAAGGAAAGGTGAAGAGAACCCAGTGGCTAAGTCGAGGGATGGTTGGGACCAGCACACTCGAACCAGGGAGCTTTTTTGGGGACGAGCTTTTGTCATGGTGCCTTAGGATTCCGTTTATTGACCGTTATCCGGCTGCAACCGCAACATTTACATGTGTGAAACCAACAGAAGCATTTGCACTAGATGCAAAGCATTTAAGGTACATCACAACTCATTTTCGTTACATGTTTGTTAATGAAAAGATGAAGAGAAGGGCAAGGTACTATTCGTCAAATTGGAGAACATGGGCTGCTGTTAATATACAACTTGCGTGGCGACGTTACATTTTGAGGATAAGGGGAGGTTCGGTGGATCACCGGGTCCGAAGCAGTGGCCGACTTCAACATTATGCTGCCATGTTCATGTCATTTAGGCCACATGACCACCTCGAATAA